The following is a genomic window from Bacteroidia bacterium.
CGCGCTGTGAAGGCGATACCCTGCTTCTGGACGCAGGAGCCGGCTACACGAGTTACGAGTGGAGTACACCATACGGTACGACGAACACGCGCAGTATTCCGGCATTTCGGTCGGGCCGCTATGTCGTTCGCGTCACCGACGCCGCTGGCTGCGGAGGGAGTTCCGATCCCATCGAAGTGCTGTTCCATCCGGGTCCGGCACCGCTCATCGTTGGTCCCGAAGGTATGTGTCCGGGTGACACGGTGACGCTGCGAGTTGCAGGCAGCTACCGTAGTTATCGATGGTCCGATGGATCGAGCGGCCACAGTACGATCACAGGGGCGTCCGGTGTCTATCGGGTTGAGGTCATTGACAGCAATGGATGCACAGGGATTTCACCCCCGCATACCGTGTCGATGTATCCATTGCCGGAGAAACCGCGCATCTCGCGCCAATCCGACTCGCTTCGATCGACAGCAGCGGACCGCTATCAGTGGTATCATGAGGGAGTGGCGATCACAGGCGCGGATGCAATGCTGTGCCTGATACGGGGCGTGGGTGCATATACGGTCCGCACATGGAATGTATTTGGATGCCGGGCCGAGTCCGATCCATTCCTGGTGGAAGGTGTCTCGGTAATCGTGATGCTCCCTGAAGTAACCGTCAAACCGGGAGAGAGAGTAAGCATCCCGATGACGCTCATTCATGGTGGACAACTCGACGGCGTCAAGGCCGGCGCTTTCGATGCCACCATTCGTATGGATCGCATGCTCGTTCGCCTCGAATCAGATGCCCCGGTAACATTCGACGGTCGCGACATGCTGATCGACGTAACGGGAACGCACGAAGCAGGAGGTAACGAGCTGGCATCGCTCGATGTGACCGCCACGCTGGGCGACATTTCCTCGACGCCGCTTACGATAGAGTCCTTCCGCTGGCTGGATTCCGATATCAGTACACAACTCGTTCACGGCTCCCTTCGCATTGATATATGCGAAGAGGGCGGAGAGCGGTTGTTCTCCTCCAGCGGCAGACTGCGGTTGTATCAGAATCACCCAAATCCCTTCAATGCTCAAACGGTGATAAAGTATGAACTCATCGAGCTCGGTCAGTACTCGCTGTACGTCCTCGATGCGCTCGGAAGACGAGTCCTGCTTCTAGCGGAGGGACAAGCCTCACCCGGAGCGTATCAGGTGACCTTTGACGGGTCCGAATTGCCGGGCGGACTGTATTCCTGTGTGCTCAGGACAGCCACGCATGTGCTCCTTACGCGTATGCTGCTCATCAAGTGAAGCCCCACCAAATGAACCTGTACCCCCCGCAGCACTGCGAGGGGTACACGGAACAGCAACAATGGGAGGACAGGGAAATGCGTTGTTTCTTGGGGACATCGTCCATATTTTTCAGTTTCATCGTTTCGTACACCAATTATTACAGACGATTCAATGGCAAAAGGACGCACTCCCGCCCGCGGTTCGACACGAAATGCGGTACCCGATCTCTCGCAGCCCGAATTCCTCCAGAAACACGGCAGTAAAATCTACGCCGGCCTCATAGCGCTGCTGCTCATTGTCTTCTTTCACGAGGCATTTTTCAGCGGCAAGGTGTTTCATGTGCCGGACAATGCCTCTTCCATAGCGATCGAGCAAGGCTATCTGAAGGAAGCGGACGATGCGGGCGAAAATCCGTTCTGGAATCCCTATGTCTTTTCAGGTATGCCGACGTGGGGATCATCTTCTCCCGGGCATGGCATGTACCTGCACACCTTTCTCGATCCCCTGAAGCCGATGATTGTCATGCAGGCGTATGGCTGGGCGCAGGGTATCGTAAATGTGCTGCCCCTTCCAGCAATGTTCTGGGATATTTTCAATTACTTCCTCCTGGGTGTCTTCACCTACTTTTTCGGCATACGACGAAAATTCGAACCCTTTGCGGCCTTTCTGGTGGCGGTTTCCGTGGTGTTCTCCCTGTACTCGCTCAACTGGATCATGGCGGGACACAACACCAAGATCACCGTGTTCGCCTGGCTGCCGGCGGTACTGCTGCTCATAGACCTGCTGTTCGAGAAAAAGAGTGTGCTCCGCGTGGCGCTGCTCATCGCCGCGCTGCATTTCACCTTCAATTCCGGACACGTGCAGATGGTCTTCTACAATCTGATCGCCATCGGGATGTTCGTCCTCTACAAATGGTACAGCGGTGAACGCTTCGCGAATGTGGCCATCGTGTCGGCCATCGCGGTTGGTGCCGCGGCCTTCGCCTTCCTTATGTTGTCCGGGCCGTATTTCGCGACCTGGGAGTACAAAGACTTTTCCATACGCGGCGCCGGATCCGGCGGCAGCGGGCACGGGACGGCCGCAGGCGGACTGGATTACGACTATGCGACCAATTGGTCCTTTTCCATCCCTGAGATCGTGACCTTCTTTGTTCCCTCTTTCGTCGGTTTCGGCTCACCCACGTACTGGGGTACAATGACGTTCACCGAATCCCCGATTTATCTCGGCGTGGTGATCAGCTTTTTCGCACTGCTCGGCATCATCCTCCGGCCGAAGGACAAGTTCGTGCATCTCTGGATCGCTCTGGGTGTCTTGTCGCTGTTGGTGGCGCTGGGAAGGAATTTCAGTCTCGTATTCGATCTGTTTTTCCACCATGTACCGTTCTTCAATAATTTCCGCATCCCGTCCATGATTCTCTTTCTCATGGCCCTGTGTGTCGGCATGCTTGCGGGTGTGGGATTGACCGAAATCGTCCGCCGGATCAAGGAGAAAAATGCGCAGGCCACCGCCGCGCTCACGAAGGCGCTGTGGGTGCCCGTCGCCGTGGCCGCGCTCCTGGTGCTCATTCTTCTTGCCTCCGAGGGCGGCTACACCTCCACTGTCACCTCGATGATGGAAAAATATCAGCCGCAATCACTGCAATACATTCAGCAGGTGGAACAGGCGCTCGCAGCGGGGCAGCAAATCCCGGCGGAGTATCAGGGGTATACCAAGGCGGCGATTTACAAAGGAGCGCTCAATGATGCGCTGCTCGGACTTTTCCTCATGGCTTTGGCGGCGCTGTTGCTCTGGGCATTCATCAGGGCGAAGATAGGTCTTACGCTGCTGCAGGCAGGTTTGCTTGTCATTTTGGTGATGGACTGGTGGATCGTGGATTACAAGCCCATGAATATGGTGAGTCCGACGCAACAGGAACAGGCGATGCAGAGAACGGACGTCGTGGATTTCCTCAAGAACGACAAGTCGGTGTATCGTATTCTCCCGGCTTCCAATCACGGGAGCGACAACTGGTACGTGGCCTATACGATTCAGAGTGTGGCGGGCTACCATCCCGCCAAGCTGAAATTGTACGACGACGTCCGCAACAGCATGTTTTCGGCGTTCACGTTCCAGAATGCGCAACATCTGGAAAGCATCAATTGGGCGATGCTGAGTATGCTCAATACCAAGTACGTCGTCGTGCCCAACGACTGGCAGATCACCCGTCCCTGGCTGAAGCCGGTATTCCGGGGCGCCAGTGAATCGGTGTACGAGAATCAGTACGTGTTGCCGCGCGCGTTTTTCGTGGGCGCCTCGGAGGTCATCACCGACGACGAGGCGATGTTCAACAAAGTGGGAACGCTGCCCGGTTACACCCCCGATCGCGTGGCCTATTTGAGCGCGCCGTTGCCGACGCCGTTGCCGCAGGTCTCCGATTCGGTACTCGCGACAGCCAGGGCTGAGCTGAAGAACTTCGGCATCAACGGCTTCACCTATGAAGTCAGCACGCCGGTGGACGCGATACTGAAGCTGAGCGAAGTGTACTATCCGAGCGGCTGGACGGCGACGCTGGACGGCAAACCGGTAGACATTCTCCGCAGCGATTACGTACTGCGCGCCGTGGTAATCCCCGCTGGTACACATACTCTGGAGATGCGTTTCGAGCCGCAATCCTACACCGCCGGTTTCATTGTTACCACGGCGACGAATTACGCACTGGCGATTGTGCTGTTGATGTATTTCGGACTTTGGCTACGGAAACGGCTGTCCGCGAAAGGCGCGACGGCATAATCGCGCTACGCGCTCGAGACATCGCATGAGTTTCACACAGTGAGGGTCGTCATTTCAGTGGGCGGGCGCTTCCACGCCATTCAGCTTGCGGAGCAGCTGCATGCACGCGGTCGGCTCGAACGCATCATCACCACCAAGAGCTGGTACGTACGGACGTTGTTTCCGTCCAGGAAATGGACGGCGATCCCCGCTCCCGAGTATCTCGGCATGCTCGTGCGCGCCGTGCCGTTTCTCCGCCGGCGCGGATGGTATTCCTATGTCAAGGACAATCTGTTCGACGCTCTCGCGCGAAAGTACATTCCCGCTTGTGATGTGTTTCACGCGTGGGGGAATTATGCGCTGATTTCCATGCCCTATGCGCGAAGGCGCGGTGCGGTGGTGGTGATAGAGCGCGGCTCGACGCATCCGTATTATCAGGACGCCATACTGCGGGAGGAGTATGCGCGCTTCGGAATAGAGGCCGAGCGGGCGCATCCGCAGATTATTGAAAAAGGTCTGCGCGAAATAGAGCTTGCGGATCGCGTGATCATTCCTTCCGAATTCGTGCGTCGAACCTTTGTCGAACACGGTTTTCCCGACGAGAAGCTTGCCGTGATACCCTACGGCTTCAATCCTGCGCATTTTCACCCGGGAGAGAAGCGCGATGAGGTGTTTCGCGTCCTCTTTGTCGGGAATATCAGCGTGCAGAAGGGCGTGCACTATTTGCTTGAGGCCTGGGAACAGCTCGGTTTACGCAATGCGGAACTGGTATTTATAGGCACGGTGGAGCAGGAGTTGAAGCCTCTGCTCGAGCGTCACGCCTCTCGAATCACCCTGCGGGGGCATGTGAAACACGAAGAGCTGTACCGCGAGTATGCGCAGGCGTCGGTGTTCGTCCTGCCATCGTTGCAGGAGGGATCCGCGCTCGTCACGTACGAGGCCATGGCCTGCGGGCTTCCCTTGCTCGTATCGGAGAACACCGGCAGCATCGCGTTGGACGGGGAGCATGGCTTCGTCGTTCCCATACGCGATGCGGACGCGATCGCGGAAAAACTGCAATGGTCCCACGATCACCCCGCGGAGGCCCGCGCCATGGGACAGCAAGGCCGTGCGTATGCCCAGCAGTTCACCTGGGCACGCTATGCCGAACAGGTGATGCAGGTGTACCGCAGCGTGCTGGCGGAAAGAGGGGGTGGGGCGGAATGAGCATAGCAAAAAAGGCTATCCTCAGCACACTGTGGACTGGCGGACTCAATTATATCGCGATGGCGGTGGGGTTCGTATTCGGCATTTTGCGCGACCGCATTCTCATGCCCGAGGAGAACGGGATTTACATGTTCGGCGTTGCGGTGGTCGATCTGCTATTTATCATTGCCGCGGTTTCCTTCAATATCAGCGTTATTCAGGCGGATGAGGAAAAAGAGGACCTTTATTCCACAGCGTTTGTTCTGACGCTCATCCTCGCGATTGTCATGGTAGGGGCATCACTGCTCACCGCCTGGATACTACAGCTACGGGGAACGCTTGAAATCAAAGTAGAGGCGTTTCTCGTACTCGCCGCATTCAGCTCGCTGAACCTGTTCACGATATTGTTTTCTTCGTATCTCGAGAAGCAACTCGAGTACCGCATTTTGGCGCGGATCAACCTGTTGGCCGTTCTCGCGTTTCCACTCGTATCCTGGATCCTGGTTTCACGCGGCATGGGGGCCTGGGGAATGGTATTCGGTTATTGTTCCTCTTTTGTTGTATCATTTGTGGGGATGCTCTTTGTCAGCCGCTATCCCGTCGGTCTCCGCTTCAATGCCGGAACCGCACGCTGGTTTCTGTCCATGGGCTGGCGCTTGGTGTTCTCGCGCGGTATGGAGGTCATTTTCGTTCGCTACGGTACTCTCGTGACCGAGAGCGTGCTCGGGACGAATTTGCAGGGCAGTTATGGTCGTGCATTGAAGTATTGGGAACTTGCGCCGCAAACGGTAGCCCCTGCTGTCGTCACCGTCGCGTTACCGACGTATTCAAAAGTCAAGAATGACAACCAGCGACTATCGAAAGCGTTCTCGATGGTTGTGTATTTCCTTGTCAGAGCGCTCATGCCCTTCGTGCTTGTCTTCGGCGTGCTCTCAGAATCCTTCCTCCGGATCATTGGAGAACAGTGGCTCGATGCCGTGCCCGTGCTGAGAATCCTCGCGGTCGGTGCGCTGCTTTCTCCGCTATTCGAGAACATGAAGCAATTGCTCTATGCCCGCGGCAAACCTGGAGCTATCGTCCGTGTACGCATCGTCCAGCTTGCGGTGTTCGTTCCACTGATGTATTTCCTGGTGGTGTGGATGGGTATCGCGGGTGCCGCGCTCGCCGTGACCCTCAACTTCTGTATCGGTGTTGCCGGCGCGATCATTCTCCTGCGGAAGGAAGTGGATATCGTATGGACGAAAGCAATGGCGTTGCCGCTGGTCTTTGCAGCAATTGCGTGGGTGGCGGTCACGGTCGCACCGCTGCCCAACATGGAGGTTGGCGCAGTACTTCAGTTTGTCTTGGAAGCACTGTATCTCGTTGGTATCTTTACTGCACTTGAGCTGCTGGTGGAACGGCGCTCGATCAAGGACCATCTGGTTTATATCCGCACCGCCATGAAGGGCGAAGAATCCTGAAGCGCACACACCCATGACCATCCTCCTCGTTTGTGAATACTGGTACGGCACCGGTGGCTGGACGTACGTTCCGGCACTGCAGGAACTGGGCTGTACGGTGCACGTCTTCGACTATCGGAAAAAGGCCGAACGCGAACGGTCGGTACCGCTGCCGGGACCGATAGCGCGACGGCTGGACAGGCGTGCGATGAGTGCGGACTTCGTCCGCACCGTGTCGGAACTGCGTCCCGATGTCGTGTTTTTGCTCAAAGGCGAGTGGATAGCGGAACAGGCGCTGCGGGAGGTCAAGGAAAAATACCGGCCCGTGCTTCTGCAGTGGTATCCCGATGGTCCGTTCAACGTCGAGAATCGCAACGCAACGCGCGACAGCATCGCTTCCATTCCACTTTTCGACATATACTACATCTACGCGAAGTCTCTGATCGCTCCGCTGTACGCGGCGGGTGCGAAACGCGTCGAGTACCTGCCCTTTTGCTACGATCCGAACATGCTCCGCAAACCGGACGCGATCACGGAGGAGGACGTCAGGAAATATGCCAC
Proteins encoded in this region:
- a CDS encoding YfhO family protein, which encodes MAKGRTPARGSTRNAVPDLSQPEFLQKHGSKIYAGLIALLLIVFFHEAFFSGKVFHVPDNASSIAIEQGYLKEADDAGENPFWNPYVFSGMPTWGSSSPGHGMYLHTFLDPLKPMIVMQAYGWAQGIVNVLPLPAMFWDIFNYFLLGVFTYFFGIRRKFEPFAAFLVAVSVVFSLYSLNWIMAGHNTKITVFAWLPAVLLLIDLLFEKKSVLRVALLIAALHFTFNSGHVQMVFYNLIAIGMFVLYKWYSGERFANVAIVSAIAVGAAAFAFLMLSGPYFATWEYKDFSIRGAGSGGSGHGTAAGGLDYDYATNWSFSIPEIVTFFVPSFVGFGSPTYWGTMTFTESPIYLGVVISFFALLGIILRPKDKFVHLWIALGVLSLLVALGRNFSLVFDLFFHHVPFFNNFRIPSMILFLMALCVGMLAGVGLTEIVRRIKEKNAQATAALTKALWVPVAVAALLVLILLASEGGYTSTVTSMMEKYQPQSLQYIQQVEQALAAGQQIPAEYQGYTKAAIYKGALNDALLGLFLMALAALLLWAFIRAKIGLTLLQAGLLVILVMDWWIVDYKPMNMVSPTQQEQAMQRTDVVDFLKNDKSVYRILPASNHGSDNWYVAYTIQSVAGYHPAKLKLYDDVRNSMFSAFTFQNAQHLESINWAMLSMLNTKYVVVPNDWQITRPWLKPVFRGASESVYENQYVLPRAFFVGASEVITDDEAMFNKVGTLPGYTPDRVAYLSAPLPTPLPQVSDSVLATARAELKNFGINGFTYEVSTPVDAILKLSEVYYPSGWTATLDGKPVDILRSDYVLRAVVIPAGTHTLEMRFEPQSYTAGFIVTTATNYALAIVLLMYFGLWLRKRLSAKGATA
- a CDS encoding glycosyltransferase family 4 protein is translated as MRVVISVGGRFHAIQLAEQLHARGRLERIITTKSWYVRTLFPSRKWTAIPAPEYLGMLVRAVPFLRRRGWYSYVKDNLFDALARKYIPACDVFHAWGNYALISMPYARRRGAVVVIERGSTHPYYQDAILREEYARFGIEAERAHPQIIEKGLREIELADRVIIPSEFVRRTFVEHGFPDEKLAVIPYGFNPAHFHPGEKRDEVFRVLFVGNISVQKGVHYLLEAWEQLGLRNAELVFIGTVEQELKPLLERHASRITLRGHVKHEELYREYAQASVFVLPSLQEGSALVTYEAMACGLPLLVSENTGSIALDGEHGFVVPIRDADAIAEKLQWSHDHPAEARAMGQQGRAYAQQFTWARYAEQVMQVYRSVLAERGGGAE
- a CDS encoding oligosaccharide flippase family protein; translated protein: MSIAKKAILSTLWTGGLNYIAMAVGFVFGILRDRILMPEENGIYMFGVAVVDLLFIIAAVSFNISVIQADEEKEDLYSTAFVLTLILAIVMVGASLLTAWILQLRGTLEIKVEAFLVLAAFSSLNLFTILFSSYLEKQLEYRILARINLLAVLAFPLVSWILVSRGMGAWGMVFGYCSSFVVSFVGMLFVSRYPVGLRFNAGTARWFLSMGWRLVFSRGMEVIFVRYGTLVTESVLGTNLQGSYGRALKYWELAPQTVAPAVVTVALPTYSKVKNDNQRLSKAFSMVVYFLVRALMPFVLVFGVLSESFLRIIGEQWLDAVPVLRILAVGALLSPLFENMKQLLYARGKPGAIVRVRIVQLAVFVPLMYFLVVWMGIAGAALAVTLNFCIGVAGAIILLRKEVDIVWTKAMALPLVFAAIAWVAVTVAPLPNMEVGAVLQFVLEALYLVGIFTALELLVERRSIKDHLVYIRTAMKGEES
- a CDS encoding glycosyltransferase → MTILLVCEYWYGTGGWTYVPALQELGCTVHVFDYRKKAERERSVPLPGPIARRLDRRAMSADFVRTVSELRPDVVFLLKGEWIAEQALREVKEKYRPVLLQWYPDGPFNVENRNATRDSIASIPLFDIYYIYAKSLIAPLYAAGAKRVEYLPFCYDPNMLRKPDAITEEDVRKYATDVVFAGTWEPMREWWLSQITEFDLSVWGNMWERVAETHPLRARWKGNAVYGEEISRLFAVSRIHLNFLREQNKDSHNVRTLEIPGFGGFLLTQRSKEQAEELFIEGREIACFETVEELKEKIRYYTEHEDERLAIAAAGHERAVREHQAIHRLRRVMDDVRTLTGN